The Microcaecilia unicolor chromosome 13, aMicUni1.1, whole genome shotgun sequence genome has a window encoding:
- the MRPS17 gene encoding 28S ribosomal protein S17, mitochondrial, with amino-acid sequence MSTQVKRAAVHAKWIVGKVIGTKMRKTAKVRVTRLVLDPYLLKFYNKRKTYFAHDALEQCTVGDVVLLKALPERRSKHVKHELAEIVYKVGNVIDPITGKPCAGSKLRDELMDTVCLTEKLQGLNLETSQHQEKGEKSEL; translated from the exons ATGTCAACTCAAGTGAAACGTGCAGCTGTCCATGCAAAATGGATTGTAGGAAAAGTTATAGGCACAAAGATGCGGAAAACTGCTAAAGTACGAGTCACCAGGCTTGTACTGGACCCTTACTTGCTGAAG TTTTATAATAAACGGAAAACCTACTTTGCTCATGATGCCCTGGAGCAATGTACAGTTGGAGATGTTGTTCTTCTGAAAGCATTACCTGAGAGAAGGAGCAAACATGTGAAACATGAACTAGCTGAGATTGTATACAAAGTTGGGAATGTCATAGATCCAATTACTGGAAAGCCTTGTGCAGGAAGTAAACTGCGAGATGAACTGATGGACACCGTATGTCTAACTGAAAAACTCCAAGGGCTGAACCTCGAAACATCCCAGCACCAGGAAAAGGGGGAGAAATCTGAGCTTTGA